In Scylla paramamosain isolate STU-SP2022 chromosome 8, ASM3559412v1, whole genome shotgun sequence, the sequence ggaaaacatcactgcgaagaattttaatacgtggcatgaagtagtcagagggtgggggagaggaaggaacaaccccagaatcgtccaaggtagagtttttagcaaaggtttgagcgaagagttcagctttagaaatagatgtgatagcagtggtgccatctggttgaaatagaggagggaaagaagaagcaaagttattggagatatttttggctagatgccagaaatcacgagtggggttagatcttgaaaggttttgacattttctgttaatgaaggagtttttggctagttggagaacagacttggcatggttccgggcagaaatataaagtgcatgagattctggtgatggaaggcttaagtaccttttgtgggccacctctctatcatgtatagcacgagaacaagctgtgttaaaccaaggtttagaaggtttaggacgagaaaagaatgaggaatgtacgcctacatgccagacactatcacctctgttatgtggtcagcacacaaagacgggtctctgacacggaagctgtagtcattccaaggaaaatcagcaaaatacctcctgaggtccccccaactagcagaggcaaaaccccagaggcaccttcgctcagggggatcctgaggagggattggagcgataggacaagatatagatatgagattgtgatcggatgagcccaacagagaagaaagggtgacagcataagcagaaggattagaggtcaggaaaaggtcaagaatgttgggcgtatctccaagacggtcaggaatatgagtagggtgttgcaccaattgctctaggtcatggaggatagcaaagttgtaggctagttcaccaggatgatcagtgaagggagaggaaagccaaagctggtggtgaacattgaagtctccaagaatggagatctctacaaaagggaagagggtcagaatgtactccactttggaagttaagtagtcaaagaatttcttataatcagaggagttaggtgagaggtatacagcacagataaatttagtatgagagagactctgtagtcatagccagatggtggaaaactcggaagattcaagagcgtgggcacgagagcaggttaagtcattgcgcacataaacgcagcatccagctttggatcgaaaatgaggatagagaaagtaggagggaacagaaaaggggctactgtcagttgcctcagacacctgagtttcagtgaggaaaagaagatgaggtttagaagaggagaggtggtgttctacagattgaaaattagatcttagaccgcgaatgttgcagaagttaatgaagaaaaagttgagggggatgtcaaaacacttaggatcgtcgacagaaaggcagtccgacctggggacatttatggtcccctccccagatggaggtttcgaggctggtgtaggagtcgccatgatgattttaaaatttttgagtgaagggtgtgtgtgttattaggtgcttgtagttttgtgtggaggaagagagttgtctttagagggcaggctgtgactgaccccttgtgttgtgagacacaaagggaaacgttcagtgaggtcacagctgggtttaatgatgagttcacagcaccccctgaacagtgctttagacctcactgggagtaattatcgtttcggcaggtgtctactgcctcctccaaggaACTTATTGTAGAAAATCTGACATCAGGTGAACTTGACATAAAGGAGACTGGACAAGCACGAATGCCAGTCAACTCGGCCCATGGCCAAGTCAGACCACTGCATACCAACTCGCCCCATTCTATATTCAACACAAAGAAACATCTGCTAGaaattacaatataaattcaACCTATTCCCTTCAAGTGCACAATGCATATTTACACAGTACAGTAAGCTGCAGTCAGTTGCTAAaagcaaaagtaataaaaacatatgtaccaaaacatgaAATTATATTGACTAAAAACTACTAATTTTAATCAAGTGCACATTGCAATATGGTAGGAACATGCTCTCAGTAAACGAGTTGCAGACCTCTCACCCGCATTGTACTCCTCCCAGAGCTTAACAAGTTGACTGTAATGTTTTGTGTATTTGATACACTGTCTTTTTAGTATCTTCCCATCTGAGAGAAGACACACTTACAAAGTTACTATTTTGGCCTCGTCACTAAGTAATGTTATGAGCAAGTAAAAGCTGAGTTGCCTTTTGTGCACCTTCCTATTTAGCTTATTGTGCCAACCTTCCAAATCGTTATTTGTATGGATGCTTCTGCTAAATATGCACCATGCACTAGGAAGCCCCATGTCAGAATATACCCAGGTGTTTTTATATAGTCTAGAAGAATTACAAGGGCCTGAAAGCTGTTTGCTTTTCAATGCACAGATTTTTCCTGAGATATTTATGCATTCCAACATCATTTGTGTAAGCTACTTGTAGGTCAAATTCTTGAATTTTCCACCACACTGCCTGCCCCCAATGAAAACTGCATCCTTGAATTATAGCATTTAGCAGGATTTCAGGAAATGCATTCCAGATGCTTGCCTCAAAATCAATAGTAATTCCCTTTACTTTCAGCTCCCCACCAAGATCATATATAGTCTTTGCAGAAACCTATTTGTAATCTCTACATCTTTTTTCAGACATCATTACAAACAGCAGTGGCACTTGTTTAAAATCATTATCACTTTGTACAAATGTATAAATACTAAAAAGTTGAGTGAAGGGCCATCAGACTTTTTTAAAAGTTGCATCAGCATACCAATGTTTGGCCTTGCTTAGTAGAGATAGTTGTTCTTCTGTTGTGAATAGCAAATGTTGTCAGCCACCAACAAAAATGTCATACCACTGGAAGTTTTGAGAAATGTTAGCATGACTTATTTCAAAACTTAAGTCAAGAGGTTCAGGAGGTGAAGCAGTCCTGTgcctatgattttttttttgtcaggcaAGGTTCTCTGGCGCAAGTAAAGAAGTCAGAGACTTGTTAGGATCAACTTCACTACATAACACCTCATCAACAAAGTCTGCTGCTGACCTGAACACATCTacagctttctttttttacaaggGTTGAAACCTTACTCATTATTGCTGGGCATGCTTCTGGGGGGTAGCAATGAGGATTGTGACTctgatgtaactttttttttttttctgtagctctgcagtttgtatttttattccttacAACACATCACCAGTGCATAATaatgcttgtttttctttttaacatgtaTGCATAGCCTAGGCTGTCTACCAACTTATGCTTTCCTCTcttagatgatgatgatactgataCTGATACTTCAGTACTAGCTGTAGGTCTGGGTGTGGGATCATCGACCAGAGTTGCACTAATCTCTTCAGCGTGGGCAGATGTCATACTCTTATCCAAGGGAGTTACAGTAGGAATATTGGGGGTCCCAGTGCCCCCAGTGCTGCATGCATCATACGTCCATCTGATgcccatcccctccctcacGGCTGTCCAGGATTCTTCCCTGGTGATACCACTCCTGCATGTTCTGTGCTGCCATTGCATGCACCCATCACACAGCAGTGCATCCTGTTATAAAATTAATCATTGACattttaaaagaataaaaaattccATGAAAAGGGAAATTTCCTTGCATCTGAGAACACTATAAAATTCAACAGCAATATATTACCTGCTAGTGGAGCACTGTCTTCCTGCACACCAAGCAAAAGTCATCCATGCTGCCCCAGCAGACCCAGTGGTGACTGGTGACTCTGACCTGCATTGTGTGATGCCTGCCAAAGAACTCTTTTTTGATTCATACAAGACAGCGTAACAAGGTTTGACAGGAAACAAGCCGAATGCCACTGTATCATGAGTTGTGAAAAGAAACTAACTAAATGTGATAGTGTCATAAGGTTTGACAGGAAATGAGCTGAATGTGACAGTGTCACAAGGTTTGAAAAGAAAGGAGCTGAATGTAacagttcatatatatatatatatatatatatataatatatatatatatatatatatatatatatatatatatatatatatatatatatatatatatatatatatatatatatatatatatatatatatatatatatatacattaaacTTACTATAAGTACAATAAAATTGCATTTGATGGTCTGAGTTGGCATTGCAAAATGGTCTGAGCTGTTTACCAGGTGTGACGAGTCAGTAATAGTGAGTTGGCAAGGGGCAGGCAAGCACTACAACAAATTGCTTAATTTTCAAGTTTGAATAATAGGTTACTTTCATTGTACTTCTGCCTGTTTCCATCATGCTTGGGAAAGTGGAGTTTTTGGAATGCCCATTCTCGATAAAAAATGTTTTTATCTCTCATTCACAATCTTCATCATTATGATATAATGTGTATCATAGGAAACTTGACATGTATAGAAAAAATTATTTACTCTGGGAGAAAAAACATCAGATTTATTGTGAATAATGGCTTATGCCATTTTCTGTATATTTAATAATATCTGAATAAACAACACTAGTTATTATATTCCATTGCATAATTATTCTTTTTGGTTCCATATTCCTAAACATAATATATACAGTTCTTATGTTGTTGATGAGTGACTGGCTATATTATGTGCAGGAACTACAAACCTGAGAGTGGGTCCCTGCAGGAAGTAACCCTCCCTGCTGAGGCTCCAGCAGATGTGGAGACACTGGTCAAGACACAATTGGATGATGGAGAAAAAGCcaaggaggaggtgcaggtgtgtcatattctctctctctctctctctctctctctctctctctctctctctctctctctctctctctctctctctctctctctctctctctctcataaaatgaACCCTAAGGAATTTTATAGCTTTATCAGGCAAAAGAAGGGACTACTTCAATTTTTGGACCCATAATTGACGTAAATGGAGATTACACTAATGATGAGGAGCAAATTAGTAACATTTTAAACACTTTCTTTGCCTTAGTATTTACAATAGAAGACCATAGCAACATCCCTAGGGCACCAGCAGTCCAGCTTAATAACAACAACGTCCTAAGTGGTATCAATATAACTGAAAGTGACTTATCAAAATGCTTCGATAAACTTAAAGTTAGCAGGTCACCTGGGCCTGACACAATCTCACCCTGTATCTTTAAAGAAGCGAAATTTGAATTAGTTAAACCATTAACCCTATTATTCAACAAATCCTTGCAGTCCGGTACAATGCATGATGAACGTAACTCCAATTTTCAAAAAAGTCAGTAAATCTTTACCATGTAATTACCGGCCAGTTAGCTTAACCTCAGTCTTATGCAAAATGCTggaaacactaataagagataaactcgtTAATCACATAGAAGTAAACAACTTAcataaaaatactcaacacagCTTCTGCAATAAATGCTCTTGTTTGATCAACCTCTTAGACTTCTTCTGTGATATTCTGAACCAATATGACGAGAGTAAAGCAGGAGATATAATATATCctgattttcaaaaggccttgAACAAAGTCCCCCACAAATGTTTActaattaaactaaaatcacactGTATCCAAGGTGACGTGTTGCAATGggttgaaaactggctaaacaatCATTAACAAAgtgtagtaataaatggaaaagcatccaagtcGGCTAACATAACCAGtggggtaccacagggatcggtcttaggacctgttctcttccttgtttatattaatgacatagatgagggtgttaccagtataatatcgaagtttgctgatgacaccaaaattgcGAATTCTGTAGTCTCTAACAAACAAGTAATAGAGatgcagaaaaatctagacaAATTGACTGAGTGGGGCAAACCTGGCAGAggagttttaatgcagataagtgcaaaATGCCTCACGTACGGTATAGtaatgagaaagcaaagtatattttaaatggtacccaacttaaaagtgttgacaatgAAACTGATTTAGGAATGACAATATTGAGTagcttaaaacctagccaacaatgttcagaagttgtaaagaaagcaaataaagtaattggcttaatcagcagatcttttgaatataaatctaaggatacactcctcactttgtataactctttaatctgtccccttttggaatattgcattcaagcatggtgcccctactgccagaaagacattgataaattagaaagagttcagcATAGAGTAACAAATATGATAcaaagcctaagaaacaaatcatacgaagagcgtcctaaagaattaaatcttttTCCTATTAACTCAAAGAAGACTTAGAggtgacttaatacaggtgtttaaattCATCAAaagcattgataacatggactgcagtaaatatttcacaatagactcttcaaattatGCGCGAGGAaatggttgcaaaattgttgggaaatccttcaactcttaCGAATCaaaaaatctttttttcccttgagtAATAAATCTAGGGGATGGGCTTCCTCAAGACAGGAGAGACTGCAAAACCGGAGAGACTTTTAAACAGCGTCTTGATATATATCATGCCTGCAAGCCATGGCTAACAGCATTTGTTTGatagtgattaacttccttgctctcatttcatctattttctttctttcctataaaatttcctttatatatatttttttcattctctctctctctctctctctctctctctctctctctctctctctctctctctctctctctctctctctctctctctctctctctctctctctctctctctctctctctctctctctctctctctctctcatatatatatatatatatatatatatatatatatatatatatatatatatatatatatagactgcTCCATTGCTGAAAACTTCCTAAACTGTCATTGGCAGTTGATGTGAAAGAATTATGTTAGCCTTGTATTCAAATCTTATATAATCAGAAAGATCTATTTTGAATCGATGTAATGGTCATAATTATGGATATTGCATCAAACTGATGTCAAGTCATTATCCCATTGCATATGCATGATTCTTTTGTCTTATTCtttaatcaatctatctatccatctgttctTTCCCTGAGAACACATCAAGAGCATGACCATGGGCAAAAGTCTTCATTTATTGGTATTCGTGTCCTTGTGTGCTTCAGTCTTCTCATTGTGCTCTCATCTCTTATTTATCATCCttccaaaattattattatgtctAGACAATTGGTTTTCTTGTTCTCAGGTTGAGATCACCAATCTTGCACCAAAAAAGATAACCTTTGACCTGAAGCGATGCATCCAGCCACAGCTTGACAAACTTGAGAGGCGCACTGACAAGGCCATCGCAGAGCTCATCCGACAGAGGTTAAAGGAGGGTAAACAGCAAGACTTCCTCATTGCTGTAAATGCAGGAGCACAAGCAAACCAGAAAGCAAGCTTTGATTCTGATGAAGACTAGGCTGATGGTTTTTATCATAACCTTCTTCAAATTCGTATGTCTTAAAAGATTGTATAAACCTTGAAAATTGGGCCAATACAaactatttttctatatttgacATCTATTTATGAACTTCCCTCCATGAGGATGGCTGCAATGAGATTTCATAGAGTCAGCTACCTTACAAAAGGCCAGCTGGGAAACATATTTGGCAAGTTATTAAAATTGACTACAGCAAACCCAGATAACAGTGATTTATCCTGTGGTTATGTTAAGAACAATTAGTGTTTAGTAACTGCCTGGTCTGAGACATCTCATTGTGCACAGCTACCCATATTCAGAGCTACAATGAAGAATGAAGCTGATTTCTTCATAGGTATCAAGAGGCCTTGGTAGAGCCCAGACAGTCTAGGAAGTGATGTCACAGGGGGTATTTGGGGACACGTAACTCCCAAGGATCCCTAGGATACATCATTCAGGTAACTCTTAAGTACTCTTCATAGCTGGACATATTCACAGTTGAATTAAACTCAGTTCCAGTTGCCACTCATCCACAAAAACCCAAGACATCTCTAAGCAAATTAATGCTGCACTTGTAAATTCTCATCACCACTtgaagaataggaaaaatgGACAAGAGTGGGCAGATCCTCACCCAACACCACCTGGGATGaaatataaatggaaggaaattaaaCTGACACTTTTATTGTGGGAGAGATATACTTTctgaaaaattttatttttttatgtatttgataaaatatata encodes:
- the LOC135102935 gene encoding coiled-coil domain-containing protein 12-like; this encodes MGLREDKVGSLENEAKRRREKLLALKRKCRGGDSAEDEQQGQEGGAGEEGDASKEGEELPATQVLFRNYKPESGSLQEVTLPAEAPADVETLVKTQLDDGEKAKEEVQVEITNLAPKKITFDLKRCIQPQLDKLERRTDKAIAELIRQRLKEGKQQDFLIAVNAGAQANQKASFDSDED